One genomic segment of Pagrus major chromosome 13, Pma_NU_1.0 includes these proteins:
- the ssh2b gene encoding protein phosphatase Slingshot homolog 2b isoform X2, producing MALVTVQRSPTPSTSSSPCVSESGSGEDDRRSQPRSISESFLTVKGAALFLPRGNGSSPSSASRFSQLRSKHAGDIQQHLQTMFTLLRPEDNIKLAVRLESAHTPITRYMVVVSTNGRQDTEESVVLGMDFSPVDSSCSVGLVLPLWSDTLIHLDGDGGFSVSTDSRVHVFKPVSVQAMWSALQSLHKACEVARCHNYFPGSLFLTWVSYYQSRVSSDQVRINEWNAMQDVQSHRADSPVLFSDIPTERELTERQIKTSLREIMMQKDLENVTCKEIRTELEMHMTCNLREFKEFIDNEMIVILGQMDSPTEIFDHVFLGSEWNASNLEELQKSGVQYILNVTREIDNFFPGVFEYHNIRVYDEEATDLLAYWNDTYKFISRAKKAGSKCLVHCKMGISRSAATVIAYAMKEYGWDLKKAFDYVKERRAVTKPNPSFMRQLEEYQGILLASKQRHNKLWRSHSDSDLSEHHEPLSKSHAQPHSLGHSDPHNQASSTASPSVKELLESLGTSTSTGKPAHSTSQPDTGINQLSSSTSEGVAAETRSIEAPSHSAVVQISQLDSPCPESSVSQLSPPLSNGVCHSEEQPPTPPLSKPRAATVVPELQKTDMVTVAQSVVVGQPHPPPSFHHVPLSPAPSPTPTCLDEVIKPQPLSCSLPVMKPMLVSVPEPMATQALSAHPAGPQCLSAPVPVKNPDCDQQMCGLSLDDLAAHPPSTSDFISYPSAIPQDGEVLSGHSADHINFFSAREKFKGMSRDGKSCQLKSCGKEQQPLPQELSTSEGKEEEKRKENTVPVQVTGLKPAGHTEASPLGQLEPQGLEDQESRRSSQEIDDEDVLSHMEAENVKDEVKNKDEEDAAPAGLYSDWTRGSVRRVTRQLEQRMKQEHETPSPSSSPPSLSGSSSCSLQHPPSVQPDAITNPQDASVCFAVSVVSSVQAENEEDDGKVGSVKVEMEALGNDNRSTKVHKLQPADTRLLSTSSFHRSTHSPFASVNFLCLEGVTELESGTDWDCATEGPYSDIIMRETWETLCELGAFLQQVSGEGVCKARRVDHVFDLSGRAPQKRGSSVQKRVREVEARIRQAGLTPPSLMKRSASLAKLGCLELLANDLSEWELSRSSSVAPSSAEPPIHTVSDESKKQRVHNSPSSAGQQPEVHEIGAERLSDAAETSPPPSSPPSNLQGGQLPNSDQDSLQFFGPTLMTTRQQYGRTHPLRRLKKRTVSTLYHTM from the exons CATCAGCGAAAGTTTCCTGACAGTTAAAGGAGCTGCTCTCTTTTTACCTCGAGGAAATggctcctccccctcttctgcCTCTCGCTTCTCACAGCTGCGCAGCAAACATGCAG GAGACATCCAGCAGCATCTACAAACCATGTTCACTCTCCTCAGACCAGAGGACAACATCAAACTG GCGGTTCGATTGGAGAGCGCCCACACTCCGATCACCCGCTACATGGTGGTGGTCTCAACCAACGGGCGTCAGGACACGGAGGAGAGCGTGGTGCTGGGAATGGATTTCAGTCCTGTAGATAG CTCATGTTCTGTTGGGCTGGTTTTGCCTTTATGGAGCGACACGTTGATACATCTCGACGGAGATGG GGGTTTCAGTGTGTCAACGGATAGCAGAGTGCATGTGTTCAAGCCCGTTTCTGTGCAGGCCATGTG GTCGGCCCTCCAGTCGCTCCATAAGGCATGCGAGGTGGCTCGTTGTCACAACTACTTCCCAGGCAGCTTGTTCCTCACCTGGGTCAGCTACTATCAAAGCAGGGTCTCCTCCGACCAGGTACGCATCAACGAGTGGAACGCCATGCAGGACGTGCAGTCACACCGTGCCGATTCGCCCGTGCTCTTCTCTGATAT ACCGACAGAACGAGAGCTGACAGAGCGTCAGATCAAAACCAGTTTGAGGGAGATCATGATGCAGAAAGACCTCGAGAATGTCACCTGCAAAGAG ATCCGAACAGAGCTGGAAATGCACATGACATGCAACCTTCGAGAGTTCAAGGAGTTCATCGACAATGAGATGATTGTCATCCTGGGCCAGATGGACAGTCCTACGGAGATCTTTGATCACGTCTTCTTG GGATCTGAGTGGAATGCATCCAATTTGGAGGAGTTGCAGAAGAGCGG GGTTCAGTACATCCTGAATGTAACGAGGGAGATTGATAACTTCTTCCCCGGTGTGTTTGAGTACCACAACATCCGTGTTTACGATGAGGAGGCCACCGACCTGCTGGCTTATTGGAATGACACCTACAAGTTTATATCAAGAGCCAA GAAAGCTGGATCCAAGTGCCTGGTGCACTGTAAAATGGGAATAAGTCGCTCTGCAGCCACAGTGATCGCGTACGCCATGAAGGAGTACGGCTGGgatttgaaaaaagcttttGATTACGTCAAGGAGCGTCGAGCTGTGACCAAACCGAACCCCTCTTTTATGCGACAGCTGGAGGAGTATCAAGGCATACTGCTGGCCAG CAAGCAGAGGCACAACAAACTGTGGCGGTCCCACTCTGACAGCGACCTCTCTGAACACCACGAGCCACTGTCTAAATCTCACGCCCAACCGCACAGTCTGGGTCACTCCGACCCCCATAACCAGGCCAGCAGCACGGCCAGCCCCTCTGTGAAAGAGCTGCTGGAATCACTGGGAACTTCGACCAGCACTGGCAAACCAGCACACTCCACCAGCCAGCCTGATACTGGCATCAATCAGCTCAGCTCTTCAACCTCAGAGGGGGTGGCAGCTGAAACTCGAAGCATCGAGGCTCCCTCTCACTCTGCTGTAGTCCAAATCAGCCAGTTGGACTCCCCCTGTCCCGagtcctctgtgtctcagttATCTCCCCCGCTCTCCAACGGTGTGTGTCACTCCGAGGAGCAGCCCCCAACACCTCCTCTGTCCAAGCCAAGAGCCGCCACTGTGGTGCCTGAGCTCCAAAAGACAGACATGGTGACTGTTGCACAGAGTGTTGTAGTTGGCCAGCCTCACCCGCCTCCATCCTTTCATCACGTCCCCCTCTCCCCTGCCCCGTCCCCAACTCCCACCTGCTTGGATGAGGTTATCAAACCACAGCCGTTGTCCTGCTCTCTGCCTGTCATGAAACCAATGCTAGTGTCAGTGCCTGAGCCCATGGCAACACAAGCACTAAGCGCACACCCGGCTGGCCCCCAGTGTCTGTCTGCACCAGTGCCTGTCAAAAACCCAGACTGTGACCAGCAGATGTGTGGCTTGTCTTTGGACGACTTAGCGGCCCATCCTCCCTCCACTAGTGATTTTATCAGCTACCCCAGTGCCATTCCACAAGACGGCGAGGTGTTGTCGGGCCACAGTGCAGATCACATTAACTTTTTCAGTGCCAGGGAAAAGTTTAAGGGAATGAGTCGAGATGGTAAAAGCTGCCAGCTGAAGAGTTGTGGGAAGGAACAGCAACCACTGCCTCAGGAGCTCTCCACCAgtgaggggaaggaggaggagaaaagaaag GAAAATACCGTCCCTGTGCAGGTCACAGGACTGAAGCCTGCAGGGCACACAGAGGCTTCACCTCTTGGCCAATTGGAGCCTCAGGGCCTTGAAGACCAGGAATCAAGGAGGTCCAGCCAGGAAAtagatgatgaagatgttttaTCACACATGGAAGCTGAGAATGTCAAAGAtgaagtaaaaaacaaagacgAGGAGGACGCAGCTCCTGCTGGTCTCTACAGCGACTGGACCAGGGGGTCCGTGCGGCGAGTCACACGACAGCTGGAGCAAAGAATGAAGCAGGAGCACGAGACTCCGTCACCCTCGTCATCTCCACCGTCCCTCTCCGgcagctcctcctgctctctgcagcaTCCACCCAGCGTCCAGCCCGACGCCATAACCAATCCCCAGGATGCATCAGTTTGCTTTGCGGTGTCAGTAGTAAGCAGCGTGCAGGCAGAGAACGAGGAGGATGATGGGAAGGTTGGATCAGTTAAAGTCGAGATGGAGGCACTAGGAAATGATAACAGAAGCACAAAAGTACACAAACTCCAGCCTGCTGATACTAGATTGCTCTCTACCTCTTCTTTCCATCGCTCCACTCATTCTCCCTTCGCCTCCGTCAACTTCCTGTGTCTGGAGGGCGTGACGGAGCTCGAATCAGGCACAGACTGGGACTGCGCCACAGAGGGACCCTATAGTGACATTATCATGAGGGAGACATGGGAGACTTTGTGCGAGCTGGGTGCCTTCCTGCAGCAGGTGAGCGGGGAAGGAGTTTGCAAGGCCAGACGTGTGGACCACGTGTTTGATCTCAGCGGTAGAGCCCCTCAGAAGCGAGGCAGCAGTGTCCAGAAGAGGGTCAGAGAGGTGGAGGCCAGGATTCGCCAGGCGGGACTGACCCCTCCATCCTTGATGAAGCGCTCAGCCTCTCTGGCCAAACTGGGCTGTCTGGAGCTGCTCGCCAACGACCTGAGCGAGTGGGAGCTCAGCCGCTCCTCCTCCGTAGCGCCGTCCTCAGCAGAACCTCCGATTCACACTGTCAGCGACGAGTCCAAGAAGCAACGGGTCCACAACTCTCCCTCCTCAGCCGGCCAGCAGCCAGAAGTCCACGAAATTGGTGCGGAGAGGCTTTCTGACGCTGCGGAAACCTCACCACCTCCATCATCTCCACCATCAAATCTGCAGGGAGGACAGCTCCCCAACTCTGACCAAGACTCTCTGCAATTTTTTGGGCCGACACTCATGACAACAAGGCAGCAATATGGAAGGACTCATCCCCTGAGGCGGCTAAAGAAAAGAACTGTCAGTACCCTTTACCACACCATGTAa
- the ssh2b gene encoding protein phosphatase Slingshot homolog 2b isoform X1 → MPPGVVTAPRSSSAGCFCACCGGKMRPHFTGNSVISRGEIYQLISESFLTVKGAALFLPRGNGSSPSSASRFSQLRSKHAGDIQQHLQTMFTLLRPEDNIKLAVRLESAHTPITRYMVVVSTNGRQDTEESVVLGMDFSPVDSSCSVGLVLPLWSDTLIHLDGDGGFSVSTDSRVHVFKPVSVQAMWSALQSLHKACEVARCHNYFPGSLFLTWVSYYQSRVSSDQVRINEWNAMQDVQSHRADSPVLFSDIPTERELTERQIKTSLREIMMQKDLENVTCKEIRTELEMHMTCNLREFKEFIDNEMIVILGQMDSPTEIFDHVFLGSEWNASNLEELQKSGVQYILNVTREIDNFFPGVFEYHNIRVYDEEATDLLAYWNDTYKFISRAKKAGSKCLVHCKMGISRSAATVIAYAMKEYGWDLKKAFDYVKERRAVTKPNPSFMRQLEEYQGILLASKQRHNKLWRSHSDSDLSEHHEPLSKSHAQPHSLGHSDPHNQASSTASPSVKELLESLGTSTSTGKPAHSTSQPDTGINQLSSSTSEGVAAETRSIEAPSHSAVVQISQLDSPCPESSVSQLSPPLSNGVCHSEEQPPTPPLSKPRAATVVPELQKTDMVTVAQSVVVGQPHPPPSFHHVPLSPAPSPTPTCLDEVIKPQPLSCSLPVMKPMLVSVPEPMATQALSAHPAGPQCLSAPVPVKNPDCDQQMCGLSLDDLAAHPPSTSDFISYPSAIPQDGEVLSGHSADHINFFSAREKFKGMSRDGKSCQLKSCGKEQQPLPQELSTSEGKEEEKRKENTVPVQVTGLKPAGHTEASPLGQLEPQGLEDQESRRSSQEIDDEDVLSHMEAENVKDEVKNKDEEDAAPAGLYSDWTRGSVRRVTRQLEQRMKQEHETPSPSSSPPSLSGSSSCSLQHPPSVQPDAITNPQDASVCFAVSVVSSVQAENEEDDGKVGSVKVEMEALGNDNRSTKVHKLQPADTRLLSTSSFHRSTHSPFASVNFLCLEGVTELESGTDWDCATEGPYSDIIMRETWETLCELGAFLQQVSGEGVCKARRVDHVFDLSGRAPQKRGSSVQKRVREVEARIRQAGLTPPSLMKRSASLAKLGCLELLANDLSEWELSRSSSVAPSSAEPPIHTVSDESKKQRVHNSPSSAGQQPEVHEIGAERLSDAAETSPPPSSPPSNLQGGQLPNSDQDSLQFFGPTLMTTRQQYGRTHPLRRLKKRTVSTLYHTM, encoded by the exons CATCAGCGAAAGTTTCCTGACAGTTAAAGGAGCTGCTCTCTTTTTACCTCGAGGAAATggctcctccccctcttctgcCTCTCGCTTCTCACAGCTGCGCAGCAAACATGCAG GAGACATCCAGCAGCATCTACAAACCATGTTCACTCTCCTCAGACCAGAGGACAACATCAAACTG GCGGTTCGATTGGAGAGCGCCCACACTCCGATCACCCGCTACATGGTGGTGGTCTCAACCAACGGGCGTCAGGACACGGAGGAGAGCGTGGTGCTGGGAATGGATTTCAGTCCTGTAGATAG CTCATGTTCTGTTGGGCTGGTTTTGCCTTTATGGAGCGACACGTTGATACATCTCGACGGAGATGG GGGTTTCAGTGTGTCAACGGATAGCAGAGTGCATGTGTTCAAGCCCGTTTCTGTGCAGGCCATGTG GTCGGCCCTCCAGTCGCTCCATAAGGCATGCGAGGTGGCTCGTTGTCACAACTACTTCCCAGGCAGCTTGTTCCTCACCTGGGTCAGCTACTATCAAAGCAGGGTCTCCTCCGACCAGGTACGCATCAACGAGTGGAACGCCATGCAGGACGTGCAGTCACACCGTGCCGATTCGCCCGTGCTCTTCTCTGATAT ACCGACAGAACGAGAGCTGACAGAGCGTCAGATCAAAACCAGTTTGAGGGAGATCATGATGCAGAAAGACCTCGAGAATGTCACCTGCAAAGAG ATCCGAACAGAGCTGGAAATGCACATGACATGCAACCTTCGAGAGTTCAAGGAGTTCATCGACAATGAGATGATTGTCATCCTGGGCCAGATGGACAGTCCTACGGAGATCTTTGATCACGTCTTCTTG GGATCTGAGTGGAATGCATCCAATTTGGAGGAGTTGCAGAAGAGCGG GGTTCAGTACATCCTGAATGTAACGAGGGAGATTGATAACTTCTTCCCCGGTGTGTTTGAGTACCACAACATCCGTGTTTACGATGAGGAGGCCACCGACCTGCTGGCTTATTGGAATGACACCTACAAGTTTATATCAAGAGCCAA GAAAGCTGGATCCAAGTGCCTGGTGCACTGTAAAATGGGAATAAGTCGCTCTGCAGCCACAGTGATCGCGTACGCCATGAAGGAGTACGGCTGGgatttgaaaaaagcttttGATTACGTCAAGGAGCGTCGAGCTGTGACCAAACCGAACCCCTCTTTTATGCGACAGCTGGAGGAGTATCAAGGCATACTGCTGGCCAG CAAGCAGAGGCACAACAAACTGTGGCGGTCCCACTCTGACAGCGACCTCTCTGAACACCACGAGCCACTGTCTAAATCTCACGCCCAACCGCACAGTCTGGGTCACTCCGACCCCCATAACCAGGCCAGCAGCACGGCCAGCCCCTCTGTGAAAGAGCTGCTGGAATCACTGGGAACTTCGACCAGCACTGGCAAACCAGCACACTCCACCAGCCAGCCTGATACTGGCATCAATCAGCTCAGCTCTTCAACCTCAGAGGGGGTGGCAGCTGAAACTCGAAGCATCGAGGCTCCCTCTCACTCTGCTGTAGTCCAAATCAGCCAGTTGGACTCCCCCTGTCCCGagtcctctgtgtctcagttATCTCCCCCGCTCTCCAACGGTGTGTGTCACTCCGAGGAGCAGCCCCCAACACCTCCTCTGTCCAAGCCAAGAGCCGCCACTGTGGTGCCTGAGCTCCAAAAGACAGACATGGTGACTGTTGCACAGAGTGTTGTAGTTGGCCAGCCTCACCCGCCTCCATCCTTTCATCACGTCCCCCTCTCCCCTGCCCCGTCCCCAACTCCCACCTGCTTGGATGAGGTTATCAAACCACAGCCGTTGTCCTGCTCTCTGCCTGTCATGAAACCAATGCTAGTGTCAGTGCCTGAGCCCATGGCAACACAAGCACTAAGCGCACACCCGGCTGGCCCCCAGTGTCTGTCTGCACCAGTGCCTGTCAAAAACCCAGACTGTGACCAGCAGATGTGTGGCTTGTCTTTGGACGACTTAGCGGCCCATCCTCCCTCCACTAGTGATTTTATCAGCTACCCCAGTGCCATTCCACAAGACGGCGAGGTGTTGTCGGGCCACAGTGCAGATCACATTAACTTTTTCAGTGCCAGGGAAAAGTTTAAGGGAATGAGTCGAGATGGTAAAAGCTGCCAGCTGAAGAGTTGTGGGAAGGAACAGCAACCACTGCCTCAGGAGCTCTCCACCAgtgaggggaaggaggaggagaaaagaaag GAAAATACCGTCCCTGTGCAGGTCACAGGACTGAAGCCTGCAGGGCACACAGAGGCTTCACCTCTTGGCCAATTGGAGCCTCAGGGCCTTGAAGACCAGGAATCAAGGAGGTCCAGCCAGGAAAtagatgatgaagatgttttaTCACACATGGAAGCTGAGAATGTCAAAGAtgaagtaaaaaacaaagacgAGGAGGACGCAGCTCCTGCTGGTCTCTACAGCGACTGGACCAGGGGGTCCGTGCGGCGAGTCACACGACAGCTGGAGCAAAGAATGAAGCAGGAGCACGAGACTCCGTCACCCTCGTCATCTCCACCGTCCCTCTCCGgcagctcctcctgctctctgcagcaTCCACCCAGCGTCCAGCCCGACGCCATAACCAATCCCCAGGATGCATCAGTTTGCTTTGCGGTGTCAGTAGTAAGCAGCGTGCAGGCAGAGAACGAGGAGGATGATGGGAAGGTTGGATCAGTTAAAGTCGAGATGGAGGCACTAGGAAATGATAACAGAAGCACAAAAGTACACAAACTCCAGCCTGCTGATACTAGATTGCTCTCTACCTCTTCTTTCCATCGCTCCACTCATTCTCCCTTCGCCTCCGTCAACTTCCTGTGTCTGGAGGGCGTGACGGAGCTCGAATCAGGCACAGACTGGGACTGCGCCACAGAGGGACCCTATAGTGACATTATCATGAGGGAGACATGGGAGACTTTGTGCGAGCTGGGTGCCTTCCTGCAGCAGGTGAGCGGGGAAGGAGTTTGCAAGGCCAGACGTGTGGACCACGTGTTTGATCTCAGCGGTAGAGCCCCTCAGAAGCGAGGCAGCAGTGTCCAGAAGAGGGTCAGAGAGGTGGAGGCCAGGATTCGCCAGGCGGGACTGACCCCTCCATCCTTGATGAAGCGCTCAGCCTCTCTGGCCAAACTGGGCTGTCTGGAGCTGCTCGCCAACGACCTGAGCGAGTGGGAGCTCAGCCGCTCCTCCTCCGTAGCGCCGTCCTCAGCAGAACCTCCGATTCACACTGTCAGCGACGAGTCCAAGAAGCAACGGGTCCACAACTCTCCCTCCTCAGCCGGCCAGCAGCCAGAAGTCCACGAAATTGGTGCGGAGAGGCTTTCTGACGCTGCGGAAACCTCACCACCTCCATCATCTCCACCATCAAATCTGCAGGGAGGACAGCTCCCCAACTCTGACCAAGACTCTCTGCAATTTTTTGGGCCGACACTCATGACAACAAGGCAGCAATATGGAAGGACTCATCCCCTGAGGCGGCTAAAGAAAAGAACTGTCAGTACCCTTTACCACACCATGTAa